In a genomic window of Wyeomyia smithii strain HCP4-BCI-WySm-NY-G18 chromosome 1, ASM2978416v1, whole genome shotgun sequence:
- the LOC129717787 gene encoding protein arginine N-methyltransferase 1-like, whose amino-acid sequence MASIGRYRRRRLPADLKGRRLTRAATSNSVVGYCLFYESMLDTVIYARDKWLKPNTGMMFPDRCTLFVSAIEDRQYKDEKINWWDNVYGFNMSSIRKVAISEPLVDVVDPKQIVTSAYLVKEIDLYTVRKEDLDFESPFHLIVKRNDFIQALITYFNVEFTKCHQRLGFSTSPESPYTHWKQTVFYFDEYLTVKKGEEIYGMFTMKPNARNNRDLDFMIDLHFKGELSQVNEKNHYRMR is encoded by the exons ATGGCGTCGATCGGACGGTATCGACGGCGTCGTTTGCCGGCTGATCTCAAGGGCCGACGTTTAACCAGAGCAGCAACTTCCAATTCCGTCGTGGG atATTGCCTTTTCTACGAGTCTATGTTGGACACCGTAATTTACGCCCGAGATAAGTGGCTCAAACCGAACACCGGTATGATGTTTCCTGACCGATGTACTCTTTTTGTATCAGCTATTGAAGACCGACAGTATAAGGACGAGAAGATCAACTGGTGGGATAATGTATATGGTTTCAACATGAGCTCAATTCGCAAGGTTGCTATCAGTGAGCCTCTAGTTGATGTTGTAGATCCGAAACAAATCGTTACCAGTGCATATCTTGTAAAAGAAATTGATTTATATACTGTTCGCAAGGAGGATCTTGATTTCGAGTCTCCGTTCCATCTGATAGTCAAACGAAATGATTTTATTCAAGCTCTAATTACGTACTTCAATGTTGAATTTACGAAATGTCATCAACGACTGGGATTTAGCACTTCACCAGAATCACCTTACACACACTGGAAGCAAACTGTGTTttattttgatgaatatttAACTGTTAAGAAAGGTGAAGAAATTTACGGAATGTTCACTATGAAGCCGAACGCAAGGAATAACAGAGATCTAGACTTCATGATTGATTTACATTTTAAAGGAGAGCTTTCGCAAGTTAACGAAAAAAATCACTACAGAATGCGTTAA